From Rhodamnia argentea isolate NSW1041297 chromosome 10, ASM2092103v1, whole genome shotgun sequence, a single genomic window includes:
- the LOC115731125 gene encoding replication factor C subunit 3: MLWVDKYRPKALDQMAVHEDVGQNLKKLVSEQDCPHLLFYGPSGSGKKTLIMALLRQMFGSSSDKVKVENKNWKVDAGTRTIDIELTTLSSTHHVEMNPSDAGFQDRYVVQEIIKEMAKNRPIDTKGKKGFKVLVLNEVDKLSREAQHSLRRTMEKYSASCRLILCCNSSSKVTEAIRSRCLNIRINAPGEDQIVKVLEFIAKKEGLQLPAGFAARIAEKSNRSLRRAILSLETCRVQQYPFTINQAIPPMDWEEYVSEIVSDIMKEQSPKRLFQVRGKLYELLINCIPPEIILKRLLHELLRKLDAELKHEVCHWAAYYEHRMRLGQKAIFHLEAFVAKFMSIYKAFLIATFG, encoded by the exons ATGTTGTGGGTCGACAAGTACCGCCCGAAGGCGCTGGACCAGATGGCCGTCCACGAAGATGTCGGTCAAAATCTCAAGAAGCTG GTGTCGGAACAGGATTGTCCCCATTTGCTCTTCTACGGCCCCTCTGGCTCTGGCAAGAAAACCCTAATCATGGCCCTTCTGAGGCAAATGTTCGGGTCCAGCTCTGACAAG GTCAAGGTGGAGAATAAGAATTGGAAAGTTGAT GCTGGAACGAGAACTATTGATATAGAGTTGACTACATTGTCAAGTACTCATCATGTTGAAATGAATCCTAGTGATGCCGGCTTTCAGGACCGATACGTCGTTCAAGagattatcaaagaaatggccAAAAACAGACCCATAGACaccaaagggaaaaagggattCAAAG TTCTGGTGCTTAATGAGGTTGACAAACTCTCAAGAGAGGCTCAACATTCTCTGAGGAGGACGATGGAGAAGTATAGTGCATCATGCCGACTGATCCTTTGCTGCAACAGCTCATCGAAAGTTACTGAAGCCATTCGTTCTCGCTGTCTGAATATACGAATAAATGCACCAGGAGAAGATCAG ATTGTTAAGGTGTTAGAATTTATTGCGAAGAAGGAAGGTCTGCAACTTCCTGCCGGATTTGCTGCTCGCATTGCAGAAAAATCAAATCGCAGTTTAAGAAGAGCGATACTTTCCCTTGAGACTTGTCGAGTACAGCA GTACCCTTTCACCATAAACCAAGCAATACCTCCGATGGATTGGGAGGAGTATGTTTCTGAGATAGTATCGGACATTATGAAGGAACAGAGCCCAAAAAG GCTATTCCAGGTTAGAGGGAAACTTTATGAGCTGCTCATCAACTGCATTCCTCCAGAAATCATTCTGAAG AGGCTGCTGCATGAGCTACTGAGAAAACTAGATGCAGAATTAAAGCATGAGGTCTGCCACTGGGCAGCCTACTAT GAACATAGGATGAGGCTTGGACAGAAGGCCATATTCCACCTTGAAG CTTTTGTAGCCAAGTTCATGAGCATATATAAAGCTTTTCTGATTGCAACTTTTGGCTGA